From one Catharus ustulatus isolate bCatUst1 chromosome 1, bCatUst1.pri.v2, whole genome shotgun sequence genomic stretch:
- the CHRAC1 gene encoding chromatin accessibility complex protein 1, translated as MATARLSGTENRLVSLPLSRIRVIMKSSPEVSSINQDALFLTAKATELFVQYLATYSYKHGRGKEKNALTYTDLSHTAEECETFQFLADILPKKILASKYLKMLEKEKRDGEVREDDDEGEEEEDEDEAVGDSVGS; from the exons ATGGCGACGGCGCGGCTGAGCGGCACCGAGAACCGTCTGGTGTCGCTGCCCCTGTCGCGGATCCGCGTCATCATGAAGAGCTCCCCGGAGGTCTCCAGCATCAACCAGGACGCGCTGTTCCTCACCGCCAAGGCCACG gaGCTTTTTGTTCAGTATTTGGCTACATACTCCTACAAACAcggcagagggaaggagaagaatgCTCTGACTTACACTGACCTGTCTCATACAGCAGAAGAGTGTGAGACCTTTCAGTTCCTTGCAG ATATCTTGCCAAAGAAGATCCTAGCTAGCAAATACCTGAAAATGCTTGAAAAGGAGAAGCGAGATGGAGAAGTGAGGGAAGACGATGAtgagggtgaggaggaagaggatgaagacGAAGCTGTTGGTGACAGTGTTGGATCTTAA